One Pseudorasbora parva isolate DD20220531a chromosome 4, ASM2467924v1, whole genome shotgun sequence genomic region harbors:
- the tlr2 gene encoding LOW QUALITY PROTEIN: toll-like receptor 2 (The sequence of the model RefSeq protein was modified relative to this genomic sequence to represent the inferred CDS: deleted 1 base in 1 codon) has protein sequence MTTAKLQFAYKRERKRTDTIIAVRMRLLGAKESIVLFMLILAQAFEYSMTTCKCDQQYFCNCSSDHLQQVPKVPANALGLDLSFNQIESIDMNDLSPYSELTTLNLHKNKLRLIDKGAFKSQSNLKVLDLSLNNLKKLLSSWFHELKSLQQLNLEGNPYSTLGPASIFQSLVNLRTLRFGSPSLRKVHKNGLDQLPHLDEMTFIGSNLRSYESGSLKAARPIGLVSLSLQNLFQNDPELVSKVLEDVSHPETLLTIKDVTLRTEKSAKPFNATREGGTKSLRIQNSTTTDEAMTSLLQVMDRSSLFNIGLIDIHLVGKGWWQNASYTHYENLHTAYICNLDIQGFFGFSSMIQLGFLLGHLHKVSIINSTVFVIPRETTCLLKNLEYLDLSQNLLSDLTIEPTLFTGCGAYQNLNTLNVSQNVLKSLELMSRLVTNLKSLIYLDLSYNSFVSMPEKCSWPATLRFLNLSSTKLHRMTTCLPSTLTVLDLSENNLMAFHQRFPQLTTLILTGNRFMKLPQGELFPRLHSLLIQRNALRMFNRSSLSQFKYLQYLEAGNNNFVCSCEFVSFFKQDVDRFITLRDGRSNYVCDTPFTLRGEAIESVRLSIFECYMIPAVSVLCSVIIIVLGLIVVTCHKLHIVWYLQMTKAWIQAKRKPAVSRLAEELRYDAFVSYSQHDAEWVEEILVPELESAQPSFALCLHKRDFRPGRWIVDNIIDSIEKSHRTLFVLSEHFVTSEWCRYELDFSHFRIIDEHNDSAVLVLLEPIEKETIPKRFCKLRKIMNSRTYLEWPEDEEKRSEFWSNLRAALQRNE, from the exons atGACTACAGCCAAACTGCAGTTTGCATACAAAAGAGAG AGAAAAAGAACAGACACAATAATAGCAGTCAG GATGAGACTTTTGGGAGCAAAGGAGTCCATAGTTCTTTTCATGTTGATTTTAGCTCAAGCCTTTGAGTACTCCATGACAACATGTAAATGTGATCAGCAATATTTTTGCAATTGCTCCTCAGATCATCTCCAACAGGTCCCAAAGGTTCCAGCGAATGCTCTTGGCCTTGACCTATCTTTCAATCAGATTGAGTCTATTGACATGAATGATCTCAGCCCTTATAGTGAGCTGACAACCCTAAACTTGCATAAGAACAAGCTCAGGCTTATAGACAAGGGGGCATTCAAATCTCAAAGTAATCTGAAAGTTCTTGATCTGTCCTTAAACAACCTGAAAAAACTGCTTTCGTCTTGGTTCCATGAGCTAAAATCCCTTCAGCAACTGAACCTTGAAGGAAACCCATACTCCACCTTGGGACCTGCTTCCATCTTCCAGTCTCTCGTTAACTTGAGGACGCTACGATTTGGTAGTCCTTCGCTGAGGAAGGTACACAAGAATGGTTTAGATCAGCTCCCTCATCTGGACGAGATGACATTTATTGGCAGTAATCTGAGGTCGTATGAGAGCGGGAGCTTGAAAGCAGCCCGTCCCATTGGTTTAGTCTCTTTGAGCCTTCAGAATCTGTTTCAGAACGATCCAGAACTTGTCTCTAAGGTTCTTGAAGATGTCTCCCACCCTGAAACTCTGCTAACTATCAAAGATGTCACACTCAGAACAGAAAAATCAGCAAAACCCTTCAACGCAACAAGAGAAGGTGGGACTAAAAGCTTGAGAATCCAAAATAGCACCACAACTGATGAAGCTATGACCTCTCTATTGCAGGTCATGGATAGATCTTCTTTGTTCAATATTGGTCTCATAGATATACATTTAGTTGGTAAAGGGTGGTGGCAGAATGCTTCGTACACGCACTATGAAAACTTACATACGGCCTACATATGTAATCTTGACATCCAAGGGTTCTTTGGATTTAGTAGCATGATCCAGTTGGGATTTCTCCTGGGACATCTCCATAAGGTGTCTATAATCAACAGCACAGTGTTTGTCATTCCTCGGGAAACTACTTGCTTATTGAAAAATCTTGAATACTTGGACCTTAGTCAAAATCTCCTGTCAGACCTGACAATTGAACCGACCTTATTTACAGGCTGTGGCGCTTATCAAAACCTCAACACCCTTAACGTGAGCCAGAACGTATTAAAATCTCTTGAGCTGATGTCTCGGTTGGTAACTAATCTTAAGAGCCTCATATATTTAGACTTAAGTTATAATAGTTTTGTTTCTATGCCAGAAAAGTGTAGCTGGCCAGCAACTCTCAGGTTTCTGAACCTTTCCAGCACAAAGCTACATAGGATGACCACTTGCCTTCCTTCAACCTTGACGGTTCTAGATCTAAGCGAAAATAATCTTATGGCTTTCCACCAAAGATTTCCTCAGCTAACTACACTTATATTGACAGGCAACCGATTTATGAAACTGCCACAAGGGGAATTATTTCCGAGGCTACATTCGCTGCTTATCCAAAGGAATGCCTTGCGGATGTTCAACAGGAGCTCTTTGAGTCAGTTTAAATACCTGCAATACTTGGAGGCGGGTAACAACAATTTTGTGTGCTCCTGCGAGTTTGTTTCTTTCTTCAAACAAGATGTTGACCGTTTCATCACACTACGGGATGGTCGTTCCAATTATGTGTGCGACACTCCATTCACTCTCAGAGGCGAAGCTATTGAAAGTGTCAGACTGTCAATCTTCGAGTGTTATATGATCCCTGCTGTCTCAGTGCTTTGTTCTGTGATTATAATAGTGCTTGGACTTATTGTTGTCACCTGCCATAAGCTTCACATTGTATGGTACCTGCAGATGACTAAAGCATGGATACAAGCCAAACGAAAACCTGCAGTTAGTCGACTGGCCGAAGAGCTCCGCTATGACGCTTTTGTATCCTACAGTCAACATGACGCTGAGTGGGTCGAGGAGATCCTTGTTCCAGAGCTGGAGAGCGCTCAGCCTTCTTTCGCCCTGTGTTTGCACAAACGGGACTTCAGGCCCGGCCGTTGGATCGTGGACAACATCATCGACTCGATTGAAAAGAGTCATAGGACTCTTTTTGTTCTGTCTGAGCACTTTGTTACCAGCGAATGGTGTCGCTACGAGTTGGACTTCTCGCATTTCCGCATAATCGATGAACACAATGATTCTGCTGTCCTAGTACTTCTGGAGCCAATAGAGAAGGAGACCATTCCCAAGCGTTTCTGCAAGCTGCGGAAGATTATGAACTCCAGGACGTATCTGGAGTGGCCCGAGGATGAGGAAAAGAGAAGCGAGTTCTGGAGCAATCTGAGAGCTGCCCTGCAGAGAAATGAATGA
- the socs1b gene encoding suppressor of cytokine signaling 1b isoform X1, whose product MMSLTFWNLGHCKGETASREKSSLDSSAEHCKAAESFIYALGPWRNGMSGPRFRMVQHNDSDHTVAPQDPSKPAEPPKTSSDPPTHFLPFRHQQECDLISQAVDYLNHSGFYWGPMEADEAHERLAKLPLGTFLIRDSMQANVFFTLSYRAPEGPTSVRVLLKGGGFSLAGSKHTFACLFHLLGYYIASPKKSLSMPYRGEAAQSLQELARRAVVQSYGKDSIHQLPVSKKLKEFLLLYPFSI is encoded by the exons ATGATGAGTTTAACTTTTTGGAATTTAGGACATTGCAAAGGTGAAACTGCTTCAAGAGAAAAGTCATCTTTGGATTCATCAGCAGAACATTGCaag GCTGCAGAATCATTCATTTATGCATTGGGACCATGGAGGAATGGTATGAGTGGGCCCCGATTCAGAATGGTCCAGCATAATGACTCTGACCATACAGTTGCGCCACAGGACCCATCGAAGCCGGCCGAGCCCCCTAAAACCTCTTCCGACCCACCAACACACTTTCTCCCCTTTCGGCACCAGCAGGAATGTGACCTGATCTCCCAGGCTGTGGATTACTTGAACCACAGTGGATTTTACTGGGGTCCCATGGAAGCAGATGAAGCTCATGAAAGACTGGCCAAACTCCCTCTTGGGACGTTCCTGATCCGGGACAGCATGCAGGCAAATGTTTTCTTCACTCTCAGCTATCGGGCTCCTGAGGGCCCGACCAGCGTGCGGGTGCTCCTAAAAGGAGGAGGATTCAGTTTAGCAGGGAGTAAACATACTTTCGCTTGCCTTTTTCATCTGCTAGGATATTATATTGCATCCCCAAAAAAGAGTCTGAGTATGCCATATCGTGGAGAAGCGGCGCAGAGCCTACAAGAGCTGGCAAGAAGAGCTGTGGTGCAGAGTTATGGGAAAGATAGTATTCACCAATTGCCTGTGAGCAAGAAACTTAAAGAATTTCTGTTGTTGTACCCTTTTAGTATATGA
- the socs1b gene encoding suppressor of cytokine signaling 1b isoform X2 — MSGPRFRMVQHNDSDHTVAPQDPSKPAEPPKTSSDPPTHFLPFRHQQECDLISQAVDYLNHSGFYWGPMEADEAHERLAKLPLGTFLIRDSMQANVFFTLSYRAPEGPTSVRVLLKGGGFSLAGSKHTFACLFHLLGYYIASPKKSLSMPYRGEAAQSLQELARRAVVQSYGKDSIHQLPVSKKLKEFLLLYPFSI; from the coding sequence ATGAGTGGGCCCCGATTCAGAATGGTCCAGCATAATGACTCTGACCATACAGTTGCGCCACAGGACCCATCGAAGCCGGCCGAGCCCCCTAAAACCTCTTCCGACCCACCAACACACTTTCTCCCCTTTCGGCACCAGCAGGAATGTGACCTGATCTCCCAGGCTGTGGATTACTTGAACCACAGTGGATTTTACTGGGGTCCCATGGAAGCAGATGAAGCTCATGAAAGACTGGCCAAACTCCCTCTTGGGACGTTCCTGATCCGGGACAGCATGCAGGCAAATGTTTTCTTCACTCTCAGCTATCGGGCTCCTGAGGGCCCGACCAGCGTGCGGGTGCTCCTAAAAGGAGGAGGATTCAGTTTAGCAGGGAGTAAACATACTTTCGCTTGCCTTTTTCATCTGCTAGGATATTATATTGCATCCCCAAAAAAGAGTCTGAGTATGCCATATCGTGGAGAAGCGGCGCAGAGCCTACAAGAGCTGGCAAGAAGAGCTGTGGTGCAGAGTTATGGGAAAGATAGTATTCACCAATTGCCTGTGAGCAAGAAACTTAAAGAATTTCTGTTGTTGTACCCTTTTAGTATATGA